One genomic segment of Novosphingobium sp. RL4 includes these proteins:
- a CDS encoding lipase family protein, whose amino-acid sequence MKNRPHMKTRLSHMALLAAVSLAAGVPLTAQAQAGSADLGHIDGDGGVTDFYRWDGTIGAPGRMLRQEALPAERTQPEAGKAMRVLYSSTSGVGQGAVAVSGMLFLPKGKPPKGGWPIVTWAHGTTGFADVCAPSWTGTSERDKEYLEKWLAAGFAVVASDYEGLGTKGVHPYLIWRSEGRSVLDAARAALGAYPAALSNRVLVVGQSQGSGAALGATYLAKSYAPQLHMLGTVATGLVMTFDTPHTADYVAKSNTLTDPHYMPPGFAMLRIAGIDRALHPDLDPADFVKPAGRPLLRTSRKACLHDLFAQADKEGLTGQQVFVENIDPIDGTMSANFDFPDGRMPGPIFAGTGLADDMAGTQGQYNAVKAMCAAGSNIQWHTYPGEDHGSAVNASARDSIPFARALLAGKVPQSNCASITPPGPVQKKAATSS is encoded by the coding sequence ATGAAGAACAGGCCCCACATGAAGACCCGCCTTTCGCATATGGCCCTGCTGGCGGCGGTTTCGCTGGCGGCGGGCGTTCCGCTGACCGCACAGGCACAGGCAGGATCGGCCGACCTCGGCCATATCGACGGCGACGGCGGCGTGACCGATTTCTACCGCTGGGACGGAACCATCGGCGCGCCGGGCCGGATGCTGCGGCAGGAAGCCCTGCCTGCCGAACGCACCCAGCCCGAGGCCGGCAAGGCGATGCGGGTGCTCTACAGCTCGACAAGCGGTGTAGGGCAAGGGGCCGTCGCGGTTTCCGGCATGCTGTTCCTGCCCAAGGGCAAGCCGCCGAAGGGTGGCTGGCCTATCGTCACCTGGGCGCATGGCACGACTGGTTTTGCCGATGTCTGCGCGCCTTCGTGGACCGGCACTTCGGAGCGCGACAAGGAGTATCTCGAAAAGTGGCTCGCGGCCGGTTTCGCGGTTGTCGCCAGCGATTACGAGGGGCTGGGAACCAAGGGCGTCCACCCGTACCTGATCTGGCGTTCGGAGGGACGCTCGGTGCTCGATGCGGCACGGGCGGCGCTGGGCGCATATCCCGCCGCGCTGTCCAATCGTGTACTGGTCGTCGGCCAGTCTCAGGGATCGGGCGCGGCGCTGGGGGCGACCTATCTGGCGAAGAGCTATGCGCCGCAGCTCCACATGCTGGGCACCGTGGCGACCGGACTGGTCATGACTTTCGATACCCCGCACACGGCCGACTACGTTGCCAAGTCCAATACTCTCACCGATCCGCACTACATGCCTCCCGGTTTCGCCATGCTGCGGATCGCGGGGATCGACCGGGCGCTCCATCCCGATCTGGACCCGGCCGATTTCGTGAAGCCCGCCGGCCGCCCGCTGCTGCGGACATCGCGCAAGGCCTGCCTGCACGATCTCTTCGCGCAGGCCGACAAGGAGGGGCTGACCGGGCAGCAGGTCTTCGTCGAGAATATCGATCCGATAGACGGGACGATGAGCGCCAACTTCGATTTCCCCGATGGCCGAATGCCCGGCCCGATCTTTGCCGGTACGGGCCTTGCGGACGACATGGCGGGGACGCAGGGACAGTACAACGCCGTCAAGGCGATGTGCGCGGCGGGCAGCAACATCCAGTGGCATACTTATCCCGGCGAGGATCACGGCAGCGCGGTGAATGCTTCGGCGCGCGATTCGATCCCCTTCGCGCGGGCCCTGCTGGCGGGAAAGGTGCCGCAATCCAATTGCGCGTCCATCACCCCGCCCGGTCCGGTCCAGAAGAAGGCCGCCACCAGCAGCTGA
- a CDS encoding TonB-dependent receptor has product MSRINNPNGLTTRHTSRLRLLAASCAAIALAGGAQAALAEEAAEAARSATGSDSDSGAIVVTALRREQSINEVPISVATYDKRLMDQQGIRSIDDLSRMTPALNFAPSSGVSANNGSNISIRGMASDVGSATTAIYIDDTPIQIRNVGYYGGNPYPKVFDLDRVEVLYGPQGTLFGASAEGGAVRFITPGPNYDKLSIYSRSQVSFTEEGAPSYEAGLAFGAPITDNLAFRVSGWYQYSGGYIDQVAQGTDTVIKKDVNSGNSTVIRASLGWKPTDTLTITPSFYYQHVEANARDDYWEGYGLAKDNDYHTGVYSLEPSNDTFYLPSLKVDWNIAPNIELISNTSYFARKQEQTLNYATYFSVLRTGNPFGVYSNKDLDNTNDYLTMKQKNFVQEARLQSYDNKLIDWTAGVYYAHTKQDFSNYTGSGRIPGTLINGYQQYDGRFSYVNLVHAKDEQIAGYGSVDVKPMENLTLTAAIRYSHVAFDFVNVGDGTTTGNVRTVTTANMKEGAWTPKFGISYKIAPNNMVYASATKGFRPGGAQARILSDLCTGDLATLGLTESPTAYTSDSLWSYEAGTKNSLFGGKVNFGASVYLMKWKNIQQSVRLPTCSFSFIYNLGNATGKGGELSLDVKPVEGLTLGGNVAYVDLTYDHDVFGGNGLMLKADGQHIGGPSWTGHLYGTYEREVGQGVDAYLRSDFTFASHTYQTSVSGAYGYDSGLTELDARNYLSARAGARFSGVDLSVFVENLLNSSDVLSRGHDSIGSSLYYNQSYRPRTVGMTLQYRY; this is encoded by the coding sequence ATGTCCCGTATCAACAATCCCAATGGGCTCACTACCCGTCACACGTCGCGGCTGAGGCTGCTTGCAGCGTCCTGCGCCGCCATCGCGCTGGCTGGCGGGGCACAGGCCGCGCTGGCTGAGGAAGCTGCCGAGGCCGCGCGTTCGGCAACCGGCTCCGACTCCGATTCCGGGGCTATCGTCGTCACCGCGCTGCGCCGTGAGCAGAGCATCAACGAAGTGCCGATCTCGGTCGCGACCTATGACAAGCGACTGATGGACCAGCAGGGCATCCGCAGCATCGACGACCTGTCGCGAATGACCCCTGCCCTGAACTTCGCGCCGTCCTCTGGCGTTTCCGCCAATAACGGCAGCAACATCTCGATCCGCGGCATGGCCTCGGACGTGGGTTCGGCCACCACCGCGATCTATATCGACGATACCCCGATCCAGATTCGCAACGTCGGCTACTACGGGGGCAACCCCTATCCCAAGGTCTTCGATCTCGACCGCGTGGAAGTGCTCTACGGACCGCAGGGCACGCTGTTCGGCGCCAGTGCCGAAGGCGGCGCGGTGCGCTTCATCACCCCTGGCCCGAACTACGACAAGTTGAGCATCTACAGCCGCTCGCAAGTGTCCTTCACCGAGGAAGGCGCGCCTAGCTACGAAGCCGGCCTCGCCTTCGGCGCCCCGATCACAGACAACCTCGCCTTCCGCGTGAGCGGCTGGTACCAGTATTCGGGCGGCTATATCGACCAGGTCGCACAGGGCACCGACACCGTCATCAAGAAGGACGTGAACTCGGGCAACTCCACCGTCATCCGCGCATCGCTCGGCTGGAAGCCCACCGACACCCTGACCATCACCCCGAGCTTCTACTACCAGCACGTCGAGGCCAATGCCCGTGACGACTACTGGGAAGGCTACGGGCTGGCCAAGGACAACGACTACCACACCGGCGTCTATTCCCTCGAACCGAGCAATGACACGTTCTACCTCCCCTCGCTCAAGGTGGACTGGAACATCGCGCCGAACATCGAGCTGATCTCCAACACCTCGTACTTCGCCCGCAAGCAGGAACAGACGCTCAACTACGCCACCTATTTCTCGGTGCTGCGCACGGGCAATCCGTTCGGGGTCTATTCCAACAAGGATCTCGACAACACCAACGACTACCTGACGATGAAGCAAAAGAACTTCGTCCAGGAAGCGCGGCTCCAGTCCTACGACAACAAGCTGATCGACTGGACCGCCGGTGTCTATTACGCGCACACCAAGCAGGACTTCAGCAACTACACCGGCTCCGGGCGCATCCCCGGCACGCTCATCAACGGCTATCAGCAATACGACGGCCGCTTCAGCTACGTGAATCTCGTCCATGCCAAGGATGAGCAGATCGCCGGTTACGGCAGCGTCGACGTGAAGCCGATGGAGAACCTGACCCTCACCGCCGCCATCCGCTACAGCCACGTCGCCTTCGACTTCGTGAACGTCGGCGACGGCACCACCACCGGCAACGTCCGCACCGTCACCACCGCCAACATGAAGGAAGGCGCCTGGACGCCGAAGTTCGGCATCTCGTACAAGATCGCGCCGAACAACATGGTCTATGCCTCGGCGACCAAGGGCTTCCGCCCCGGCGGCGCACAGGCCAGGATCCTGAGCGACCTGTGCACCGGCGACCTTGCCACGCTGGGCCTGACCGAAAGCCCCACCGCCTATACCTCGGACTCGCTGTGGTCCTACGAAGCCGGCACGAAGAACTCCCTCTTCGGCGGCAAGGTGAACTTCGGCGCCAGCGTCTACCTGATGAAGTGGAAGAACATCCAGCAGTCCGTACGCCTGCCGACCTGTTCGTTCTCGTTCATCTACAACCTGGGCAATGCCACCGGCAAGGGCGGGGAGCTTTCGCTCGACGTAAAGCCGGTCGAGGGGCTGACGCTGGGCGGCAACGTGGCTTATGTCGATCTGACCTATGATCATGACGTATTCGGCGGCAACGGCCTGATGCTGAAGGCCGACGGCCAGCACATCGGCGGCCCTTCGTGGACCGGCCACCTCTACGGCACTTACGAGCGTGAAGTGGGCCAGGGCGTCGATGCCTATCTGCGCAGCGACTTCACCTTCGCCAGCCATACCTACCAGACCTCGGTTTCCGGCGCCTATGGCTACGATTCCGGCCTGACCGAACTGGATGCCCGCAATTACCTCTCGGCCCGCGCCGGTGCCCGGTTCAGCGGCGTGGACCTTTCGGTCTTCGTCGAGAACCTCCTCAATTCGAGCGACGTTCTCTCGCGCGGTCACGACTCGATCGGCTCGTCGCTCTACTACAACCAGAGCTATCGTCCCCGCACGGTCGGCATGACCCTGCAGTACCGCTACTGA
- a CDS encoding amidohydrolase family protein, producing MTGETSSRLLRAGRVIASADGKVLGPTEIEIGADGRIAAMRAIPPQSLTPEEAGALMMPSLANGHDHGRGLRTLAFGAADQSLETWLPDLARQPRVDPWLNAAVALGRLAQGGVGAVNHCHNTQDGRALLEEAEAVSRAARDVGIRVAFGWPFFDRNPCVYGDLARLAGFLPDERRRAVLAAGAGMRDLQTNLALFEKAKALEHEHFVLQYHPVAPQWTRPETLAAIARASAADGRRIHMHLLETELQREWAKAHHPGGFLAWLDGLGLLSDRLTVAHAVWLEPEDIALLAERGVTVSINMSSNLRLRSGVPDLAALLDAGVRVAFGLDGMALDDDEDMLRELRLAWHVHARTSSCGRGLDPSAVLHGALEAGRKSVLGSTEGAAIAVGAPADILVLDFAALSADNILPEPDTISLVIGRAQSRHVRCLLVGGRRIVENGACVGVDLPELERRLTASARASLAASPPDLAAIAEMQGAVAAFYGCGCHRSGGQDPI from the coding sequence ATGACCGGCGAGACGTCGTCCCGCCTGCTTCGTGCCGGACGCGTGATCGCGAGCGCCGACGGCAAGGTCCTGGGGCCAACCGAGATTGAGATCGGCGCGGACGGCCGCATCGCGGCCATGCGCGCCATCCCGCCGCAGAGCCTGACGCCGGAGGAAGCCGGCGCTCTGATGATGCCAAGCCTTGCGAACGGGCACGACCATGGACGCGGGCTGAGGACGCTGGCGTTCGGCGCGGCTGACCAGTCGCTGGAAACCTGGTTGCCCGATCTTGCGCGGCAGCCGCGTGTCGACCCCTGGCTGAACGCGGCGGTGGCGCTGGGAAGGCTTGCGCAGGGCGGGGTGGGCGCCGTCAATCACTGCCACAACACGCAGGACGGCCGGGCCCTGTTGGAGGAGGCCGAAGCCGTCTCCCGCGCAGCGCGGGACGTGGGCATACGGGTGGCCTTCGGATGGCCGTTCTTCGACCGCAATCCTTGCGTTTACGGCGACCTTGCGCGGCTGGCCGGATTTCTTCCGGACGAACGCCGGCGCGCCGTGCTTGCCGCCGGGGCGGGGATGCGGGACCTGCAAACCAACCTTGCCCTGTTCGAGAAGGCAAAAGCGCTGGAGCACGAACATTTCGTGCTGCAATACCACCCGGTTGCGCCGCAATGGACCCGCCCGGAAACGCTTGCCGCGATTGCCCGCGCTTCCGCCGCGGACGGGCGCCGCATTCACATGCATCTGCTGGAAACCGAACTGCAGCGCGAATGGGCCAAGGCGCATCATCCCGGCGGGTTCCTCGCATGGCTGGACGGGCTGGGGCTCCTGAGCGATCGGCTTACCGTGGCCCATGCGGTCTGGCTCGAACCCGAAGACATCGCGCTCCTTGCCGAACGGGGGGTGACGGTCTCGATCAACATGTCCTCCAACTTGCGGCTGCGGTCGGGGGTGCCCGATCTCGCAGCGCTGCTCGATGCCGGCGTGCGCGTGGCATTCGGGCTGGACGGAATGGCGCTGGACGACGACGAGGACATGCTTCGCGAGCTTCGCCTCGCCTGGCACGTCCACGCGCGGACCTCTTCCTGCGGGCGCGGGCTCGACCCGAGCGCGGTTCTGCATGGAGCTCTGGAGGCGGGGCGCAAGTCGGTGCTGGGCAGCACGGAAGGTGCGGCCATCGCGGTGGGCGCCCCTGCCGATATCCTCGTGCTCGATTTCGCGGCGCTATCCGCGGACAACATCCTGCCCGAACCCGATACGATCTCTCTCGTCATCGGCAGGGCCCAGTCCCGGCATGTTCGATGCCTGCTGGTGGGAGGGCGCCGGATTGTCGAGAACGGGGCCTGTGTCGGTGTCGATCTCCCGGAGCTGGAACGCAGATTGACCGCGTCGGCGCGAGCGTCGCTTGCGGCATCTCCGCCGGACCTTGCGGCCATTGCGGAGATGCAGGGAGCAGTGGCGGCGTTCTACGGCTGCGGATGCCACCGGTCAGGCGGCCAAGACCCGATCTGA
- a CDS encoding MFS transporter, with translation MAVSMASTGPRGNWTTVALVYAIGLGSMALVGILSPLALRITASLHAPASAIGLTIALFSLPAAIVATIGGGVVDRLGPRLVLLLTSPVFVLADAIVWLAHDIWLLNFGVLLAGIGYLGILNGGAAMLIGALEGTARTRAMTLWSTYAPTGFSLGLLIAAPFTAGEAWRWAILLHGAFMALCTAGSFALPHVALIRARGASAREKLTSLFAGLRHPAILMLGLAMAMPAMISYGTSLAAATYIAKVHGVSLAASASIVAVAKIAAVLLGGTVTGALLTRDFPPRRLLAIVVVIGILAQTALFLPTSPLVLAIAGLMAWLFTYGAATGVCMATMPALSTKDIGGGSVAGLVNQFVSIASFLTPTIYFSLTHWSAYVAIAVIGLIACLAALPTVGARTSAKAAQPHAADHTAVSPPSTGSIAPVR, from the coding sequence ATGGCAGTGTCGATGGCAAGCACCGGACCGCGAGGGAACTGGACGACCGTAGCCCTCGTCTACGCCATCGGGCTGGGCAGCATGGCTCTCGTCGGCATCCTCTCGCCGCTGGCGCTGCGGATCACGGCATCGCTGCACGCCCCGGCCTCGGCGATCGGCCTGACGATAGCACTCTTCTCGCTTCCGGCAGCGATCGTCGCCACCATCGGCGGCGGCGTGGTGGACCGCCTCGGCCCTCGCCTCGTCCTGCTGCTGACATCGCCCGTATTCGTGCTGGCCGATGCGATAGTGTGGCTGGCCCACGACATCTGGCTGCTCAACTTCGGCGTGCTGCTGGCGGGGATCGGTTATCTGGGCATTCTCAACGGCGGCGCCGCCATGCTGATCGGCGCGCTGGAAGGCACGGCACGAACCAGGGCGATGACGCTCTGGTCCACTTACGCGCCGACCGGCTTCTCGCTCGGCCTGCTGATCGCGGCGCCATTCACCGCCGGCGAGGCGTGGCGCTGGGCGATCCTGCTCCACGGCGCCTTCATGGCGCTTTGCACCGCCGGATCGTTCGCGCTGCCCCATGTCGCGCTGATTCGCGCAAGGGGCGCCAGCGCGCGGGAGAAACTGACGAGCCTGTTCGCCGGGCTGCGCCATCCCGCAATCCTGATGCTCGGCCTTGCCATGGCGATGCCCGCGATGATCTCCTACGGCACCAGCCTTGCCGCGGCGACCTACATCGCCAAGGTCCACGGGGTTTCGCTTGCCGCATCGGCAAGCATCGTCGCCGTCGCCAAGATCGCGGCCGTCCTGCTGGGCGGAACCGTTACCGGCGCGCTGCTCACCCGCGATTTCCCGCCCCGGCGCCTGCTCGCCATCGTGGTGGTCATCGGCATCCTGGCGCAGACCGCGCTGTTCCTGCCGACCAGCCCGCTGGTTCTGGCGATAGCCGGGCTCATGGCCTGGCTCTTCACTTACGGCGCCGCGACCGGCGTGTGCATGGCGACGATGCCCGCACTTTCCACCAAGGATATCGGGGGCGGCAGCGTGGCGGGATTGGTAAACCAGTTCGTCTCGATCGCCTCGTTCCTGACGCCGACGATCTACTTCTCGCTCACACACTGGAGCGCTTACGTCGCCATCGCCGTGATCGGGCTAATCGCCTGCCTCGCCGCGCTTCCGACGGTGGGTGCGAGAACAAGTGCAAAAGCGGCGCAGCCGCATGCGGCAGATCACACCGCGGTATCGCCTCCGTCCACCGGAAGCATCGCCCCGGTCAGGTAA
- a CDS encoding SDR family NAD(P)-dependent oxidoreductase: protein MAGILVIGGANGLGGEIAAAFAEGGDRVLLVDECAVPAGIAPGVDFLRLDLAAADTGARAAAEAAGLFAGIDSVVIAAAAMESAPIAQWTVAMWNQAAAINLRLPFLVTQAAQPWLAQSGNASVTIVSSTATMRGQPFTHAYQATKAGVAGLVRSLAAELGPEGIRVNAVLAGWLDTPLTRAYWDGVEDAAAQRAQVDGRIPLRRHGTAGEAAALVRFLASGAASYLTGAMLPVDGGDTAV, encoded by the coding sequence ATGGCAGGCATATTGGTAATCGGCGGGGCGAACGGACTGGGCGGAGAAATCGCGGCGGCCTTCGCAGAGGGAGGAGACCGCGTGCTGCTGGTGGACGAGTGTGCGGTTCCGGCGGGGATCGCGCCGGGCGTGGATTTCCTGAGGCTCGACCTTGCCGCCGCCGATACCGGCGCGCGGGCTGCGGCGGAGGCTGCGGGGCTTTTCGCGGGGATAGACAGTGTCGTCATCGCGGCGGCGGCCATGGAAAGCGCTCCGATCGCGCAGTGGACCGTCGCCATGTGGAACCAGGCCGCCGCCATCAACTTGCGGCTGCCGTTCCTGGTGACGCAGGCGGCCCAGCCCTGGCTTGCGCAGTCCGGCAACGCCAGCGTGACGATCGTTTCATCGACCGCGACGATGCGCGGGCAACCCTTCACTCATGCCTATCAGGCGACCAAGGCCGGTGTGGCGGGACTGGTGCGCAGCCTTGCCGCCGAACTCGGGCCGGAGGGGATCAGGGTGAACGCGGTGCTGGCGGGGTGGCTCGATACGCCGCTCACACGGGCCTATTGGGACGGCGTGGAGGATGCAGCGGCGCAGCGCGCGCAAGTGGACGGACGCATTCCGCTGCGCCGCCACGGGACGGCAGGCGAGGCTGCCGCGCTCGTGCGGTTCCTGGCATCCGGCGCGGCGAGTTACCTGACCGGGGCGATGCTTCCGGTGGACGGAGGCGATACCGCGGTGTGA
- a CDS encoding ROK family protein, whose protein sequence is MRLSDQEYNRLLLLKKVRTSEPVARIDLVGLTGLTGGTITAITADLVKRGIVIEEKVASSAPGRPRVNLRINPTGKYVIGINATGDGQAVAEIVNLRGESLGVATAELKPATRIEDLAQQFVAALEDAIAGWPVKREEIFRIGVGLPGIVDSRTGIVEQIITFEPGPCNFGDIVSGALGIPTLVDNNINLLARAEHWYGAGAHADDFTLINVDLAIGAALYRGGQLISGAHGIASEFGHTKIMPDIGRPCFCGANGCLQAYCSIHSIIEQSCERLGRQMPSHEVMNPCFDGLMAEYAAAEIDIRTVLEQASHYLGIAVANHITMQDPEAVIIIGPPVARMDELRGAFFTALEQNTFPALRRRTRLYFKARDQGAYARGAAAMVLEHVYAAS, encoded by the coding sequence ATGCGTCTATCGGATCAGGAATATAATCGCCTTCTGCTGCTCAAGAAGGTGCGGACGAGCGAGCCGGTTGCCCGGATCGATCTTGTCGGGCTGACCGGGCTGACGGGGGGGACGATCACGGCGATCACCGCCGATCTTGTGAAACGCGGCATCGTGATCGAGGAGAAGGTGGCCTCCAGTGCCCCGGGGCGGCCCCGGGTCAACCTGCGGATCAATCCGACCGGCAAGTACGTCATCGGCATCAATGCGACAGGTGACGGGCAGGCCGTGGCCGAGATCGTCAATCTGAGGGGCGAAAGCCTTGGCGTAGCAACGGCTGAATTAAAGCCGGCGACGCGGATCGAGGATCTCGCGCAGCAGTTCGTGGCGGCGCTGGAAGACGCCATTGCCGGCTGGCCGGTGAAGCGGGAGGAGATTTTCCGGATCGGAGTCGGGCTTCCCGGCATCGTCGACAGCCGTACCGGCATCGTCGAGCAGATCATCACGTTCGAGCCCGGCCCGTGCAACTTCGGGGACATCGTCTCGGGCGCGCTCGGGATTCCGACGCTGGTGGACAATAACATCAACCTGCTTGCCCGTGCGGAGCATTGGTACGGTGCAGGTGCCCATGCCGACGATTTCACCCTCATCAATGTCGATCTTGCCATCGGCGCGGCGCTTTACCGAGGCGGGCAGCTAATCAGCGGCGCGCACGGGATCGCTTCGGAATTCGGGCACACCAAGATCATGCCCGACATCGGCCGCCCTTGTTTCTGCGGCGCCAACGGCTGCCTGCAGGCCTATTGCTCGATCCATTCGATCATCGAGCAGTCCTGTGAGCGACTGGGGCGGCAGATGCCGTCACACGAGGTCATGAACCCCTGTTTCGATGGATTGATGGCAGAATATGCCGCTGCCGAGATCGACATCCGGACGGTGCTGGAACAGGCCAGCCACTATCTCGGCATAGCCGTGGCCAATCATATCACCATGCAGGACCCCGAGGCGGTCATCATCATCGGGCCGCCCGTTGCACGGATGGATGAGCTGCGCGGTGCCTTCTTCACGGCTCTCGAACAGAACACCTTCCCCGCTTTGCGCCGGCGGACCAGACTCTACTTCAAGGCGCGGGATCAGGGCGCCTATGCGCGCGGCGCTGCGGCGATGGTGCTGGAGCATGTCTACGCCGCATCGTGA
- a CDS encoding TonB-dependent receptor plug domain-containing protein: protein MAQAVPDQESPPPLSDKEIQEIIVTGTLLRGVAPAGSETVSLNAQAITAVGANSTAQLLASVPQTASFNAAPIVSAVSSSQITINRPNLRNLPGASGGGSSTLVLVDGHRLPGMGVRQTVPDPDAIAPGAIERVEIVLDGGSSIYGADAVGGVINFITRKRFDGIEARGRYGVADDYQSVNADVTVGKTWDALSVYASYNYAWHDSLYGRDRDYVRRLDYTSGLPFDLTCGAGNVSIGSTVYALPGLTAGSGNRCDVSDNRTFYPSERRHSVFTGLSFDDGGPVTFDVRAFYMNRVNKGDGGPVTATATIAPINPFVPGTVFNPYYRNTGDANSFQAQSVSMDFSSLLGEHTRQSTRLETWGVTPTLTADLGSGWQLRWLGNYGRGRSEVANEKIDDGTLSTLVLTGNFDPYNLSNPANAAVLPLISNFLDYGLGKNEMLNTRVVVDGSLAHLPGGDVKIAAGGEYSYEKYQSRIDGTVSASAVDDMPFNTASRRIAALFGEVQVPVFGQQNRTGGFYSLSLSASGRYDHYSDFGGTFNPKFGVTYEPFDGLKLRGTWGKSFQAPSLADGADAAPATIFAFPFILFANPNVAPQPGQAQIFLGGGGNDLKPQKATTWSLGFDIAPPSLPGFLATLNYYNIRFKDLIDIPPVFNPSTFYSLFTNNYVMNPTIAQVNALASQVPDGLAAVSPYTVVPGQVYSIADGRRTNLAAVNTDGLDFSLAYDQPTGFGSVYTQINGNYVLNRKEQAVAGAGFVDTVKAQTRFILSTTLGAAFGNLRAQATWRHLGGWNVAPLASNLNQSKVKAFDTINMFAQYDFKGSGAMKDLSLTFNVDNLFDKDPPVYNGSLNSLDGYAVTSIGRVFQFGISKKF from the coding sequence ATGGCGCAGGCCGTTCCTGATCAGGAAAGCCCGCCGCCGCTGAGCGATAAGGAAATCCAGGAAATCATCGTTACCGGCACCCTGCTGCGCGGCGTCGCGCCGGCAGGTTCGGAAACGGTTTCGCTCAATGCCCAGGCGATCACCGCCGTGGGCGCCAATTCCACCGCGCAGCTGCTTGCCAGCGTGCCGCAAACCGCGTCGTTCAATGCCGCGCCCATCGTGTCGGCCGTGAGTTCGAGCCAGATCACCATCAACCGCCCGAACCTGCGCAACCTGCCGGGAGCATCCGGCGGCGGTTCGTCAACGCTGGTGCTGGTCGATGGACACCGCCTTCCCGGCATGGGCGTTCGCCAGACCGTTCCCGATCCCGACGCCATCGCGCCCGGCGCGATCGAGCGCGTGGAGATCGTGCTCGACGGCGGCTCCTCGATCTACGGGGCGGATGCTGTCGGCGGCGTCATAAACTTCATCACGCGCAAGCGTTTCGACGGCATCGAAGCCAGGGGACGCTACGGCGTTGCGGACGACTATCAGTCGGTCAATGCCGACGTCACGGTCGGCAAGACCTGGGACGCGCTGTCCGTCTATGCAAGCTACAACTACGCTTGGCACGATTCGCTCTATGGCCGGGACCGAGATTACGTTCGCCGGCTGGACTATACCTCCGGCCTGCCGTTCGACCTGACCTGCGGGGCCGGCAACGTCTCTATCGGATCCACGGTCTATGCGCTGCCGGGGCTGACAGCCGGTTCCGGCAACCGCTGCGACGTCAGCGACAACCGCACCTTCTATCCCAGCGAACGACGCCACTCGGTATTCACCGGCCTTTCGTTCGATGACGGCGGCCCGGTCACCTTCGACGTGCGCGCATTCTACATGAACCGCGTGAACAAGGGCGACGGTGGCCCCGTTACCGCAACGGCCACCATCGCGCCGATCAATCCATTCGTTCCCGGCACTGTGTTCAACCCCTATTATCGCAACACCGGCGATGCCAACAGCTTCCAGGCCCAGTCCGTTTCGATGGACTTCTCCTCGCTGCTGGGCGAGCATACCCGGCAGAGCACCAGGCTTGAGACCTGGGGCGTCACCCCCACCCTCACCGCCGATCTCGGCAGCGGCTGGCAACTGCGCTGGCTGGGGAACTACGGCCGCGGCCGGTCAGAAGTCGCCAACGAGAAGATCGACGACGGCACCCTCTCCACGCTCGTCCTCACCGGCAACTTCGATCCCTACAACCTGTCGAACCCGGCCAATGCCGCCGTCCTGCCGCTGATCTCGAATTTCCTCGACTATGGTCTGGGCAAGAACGAGATGCTGAACACGCGCGTTGTCGTCGACGGCAGCCTGGCGCATCTGCCCGGCGGGGACGTGAAGATCGCGGCGGGCGGTGAATACAGCTATGAGAAGTATCAGTCCCGGATCGACGGCACCGTCAGCGCCAGCGCGGTGGACGATATGCCCTTCAACACCGCAAGCCGCCGCATCGCCGCGCTTTTCGGCGAAGTACAGGTGCCCGTCTTCGGTCAGCAAAACCGCACAGGAGGCTTCTATTCGCTGAGCCTGTCGGCATCGGGCCGCTACGATCACTACAGCGACTTCGGCGGCACCTTCAATCCGAAGTTCGGCGTGACTTACGAGCCGTTCGACGGCCTGAAGCTGCGCGGCACCTGGGGCAAGTCCTTCCAGGCACCCAGCCTTGCGGACGGCGCCGACGCCGCCCCGGCCACGATCTTCGCCTTCCCGTTCATCCTGTTCGCCAATCCGAATGTCGCCCCCCAGCCCGGGCAGGCACAGATCTTCCTCGGCGGCGGCGGCAACGACCTGAAGCCGCAGAAGGCCACGACCTGGTCGCTCGGCTTCGACATCGCACCCCCTTCATTGCCGGGGTTCCTCGCCACGCTCAATTACTACAACATCCGGTTCAAGGACCTGATCGACATTCCGCCGGTGTTCAACCCGTCCACCTTCTACAGCCTGTTCACCAACAACTACGTCATGAACCCGACGATCGCGCAGGTGAACGCGCTGGCGTCGCAAGTGCCGGACGGGCTCGCGGCGGTTTCGCCCTACACCGTGGTTCCCGGACAGGTCTATTCGATTGCGGATGGCAGGCGCACCAACCTCGCCGCGGTCAATACCGACGGCCTGGACTTCTCGCTCGCCTACGACCAGCCGACCGGCTTCGGCTCGGTCTATACGCAGATCAACGGCAACTACGTGCTGAACCGCAAGGAGCAGGCCGTCGCCGGTGCGGGCTTCGTCGATACGGTGAAGGCGCAGACCCGCTTCATCCTGTCCACCACGCTCGGCGCCGCATTCGGCAACTTGCGCGCACAGGCCACCTGGCGCCACCTCGGCGGCTGGAACGTCGCGCCGCTGGCATCGAACCTCAACCAGTCTAAGGTCAAGGCTTTCGACACCATCAACATGTTCGCCCAATACGATTTCAAGGGCAGCGGCGCGATGAAGGACCTGTCGCTGACCTTCAACGTGGACAACCTCTTCGACAAGGACCCGCCGGTCTACAACGGTTCGCTGAACTCGCTGGACGGCTACGCCGTCACCAGCATCGGCCGCGTGTTCCAGTTCGGCATCAGCAAGAAGTTCTGA